Proteins encoded by one window of Oreochromis niloticus isolate F11D_XX linkage group LG17, O_niloticus_UMD_NMBU, whole genome shotgun sequence:
- the LOC100705677 gene encoding E3 ubiquitin-protein ligase TRIM39, which translates to MATASSLLSEERFLCCICLDVFTEPVSTPCGHNFCRPCIHKYWDTSDVCQCPFCKRTFSSRPELNVNTTMSELAAEVAKLVQVKVSTSDRELPEGTNVLCDICTGMKEKAVKSCLMCLTSFCVVHLEPHQRVSVLKSHKLIDPVINLDERMCKKHNKITELYCRTDKACICVLCFKSDHKSHNVISLEEEYEAVLAKNDEVMANIHKMIQSRCDKIDAIEKSLDASQKEADEEKEASVQMFTDFIRSIQKSQADVVEVIEERHRAMKQKAEGFLKEMRMEVAELKSRRSQLEQLSRSEDHHCLVQNFSSLCAPSSKDWSNADVYSNLSFNQVRRAMAQVKQAADNILEKVPEIKMKRMREHAVDLTIDPDTAHCSLTISQDRKQVGTAEKQNLPKNPKRFEMYPEVLAKEGFTEGKFYFEVQVKDKSKWTVGVVRESVDRKGDTRLSVSDGYWTIGLNEGKYYGYENLAVILVQLKKLQKVGIFVDYDKGVVSFYDVDSKSHIYSFSGYRFKDKLYPYFCPHYNTDKMNVAPLVITPVPHRLA; encoded by the coding sequence ATGGCAACTGCCAGCAGTCTGTTGTCAGAGGAGAGGTTCTTATGCTGCATCTGTTTGGACGTGTTTACCGAGCCAGTGTCAACCCCGTGTGGACACAACTTCTGCCGCCCGTGTATCCACAAGTATTGGGACACTAGTGACGTTTGTCAGTGTCCATTTTGCAAAAGGACATTTTCTTCGAGACCTGAACTCAACGTCAACACTACCATGTCTGAGTTAGCGGCTGAGGTTGCAAAGCTGGTCCAAGTCAAAGTGTCAACTTCAGACCGAGAGCTCCCAGAAGGAACAAATGTTCTTTGTGATATCTGCACCGGGATGAAAGAAAAGGCCGTCAAGTCTTGTTTGATGTGCCTTACTTCTTTCTGTGTAGTCCACCTGGAGCCTCACCAGAGGGTTTCAGTTCTTAAGAGCCACAAACTAATCGATCCTGTGATTAATCTTGATGAGAGGATGTGCAAAAAGCACAACAAGATAACAGAACTGTATTGTAGGACTGACAAGGCCTGtatttgtgtgttgtgtttcaAAAGCGATCACAAGAGTCACAATGTCATCTCGCTAGAGGAAGAGTATGAGGCTGTGTTAGCAAAAAATGATGAGGTAATGGCAAATATCCACAAGATGATACAATCACGATGCGATAAGATAGATGCGATTGAAAAATCACTTGATGCCAGCCAGAAAGAAGCCGATGAAGAGAAAGAAGCCAGTGTGCAGATGTTTACTGACTTCATTCGCTCTATTCAGAAGAGTCAAGCTGATGTTGTTGAGGTGATTGAAGAGAGGCACAGAGCGATGAAACAAAAGGCTGAAGGTTTTCTCAAAGAGATGAGGATGGAAGTTGCTGAGCTTAAAAGCAGAAGAAGCCAGCTGGAGCAGCTGTCACGATCTGAGGACCATCACTGTCTTGTCCAGAACTTCTCAAGCTTATGCGCTCCTTCAAGTAAGGACTGGTCCAATGCTGATGTTTACAGCAACTTGTCTTTTAATCAAGTGAGAAGAGCCATGGCTCAGGTGAAACAAGCAGCTGATAACATTTTGGAGAAAGTTCCAGagatcaaaatgaaaagaatgagAGAACATGCAGTGGACTTGACTATTGATCCCGACACAGCACATTGCTCACTTACCATTAGTCAAGACCGAAAACAAGTTGGAACTGCAGAAAAACAGAATCTTccaaaaaatccaaaaagaTTTGAGATGTATCCAGAAGTCTTAGCAAAGGAGGGCTTCACAGAGGGGAAGTTTTACTTTGAGGTACAGGTGAAAGATAAGAGTAAGTGGACTGTTGGAGTGGTGAGAGAGTCTGTAGATAGAAAGGGAGACACACGTCTATCAGTTTCAGACGGTTATTGGACCATCGGGTTAAATGAGGGCAAGTATTATGGATATGAAAATTTAGCTGTTATATTGGTACAGTTAAAAAAGCTTCAAAAAGTGGGCATCTTCGTGGACTACGATAAGGGAGTGGTTTCTTTCTATGATGTGGATTCCAAGTCACACATCTACTCTTTCAGTGGCTACCGCTTTAAAGACAAACTTTATCCATATTTTTGCCCTCATTATAACACAGACAAAATGAATGTTGCCCCTCTTGTCATAACACCTGTACCTCACAGGTTAGCTTAG